In Salana multivorans, a single genomic region encodes these proteins:
- a CDS encoding DUF4229 domain-containing protein — MRPVVMYSLYRLLVLLGSLGIVYLLGMRGWWWLLISVVVAAAVAYLALPRPRAAAAAALAERATERAATRGARGNEGIDEAAEDAALDLVPEPAPETPAVPSTPETSADPSTARTGRIERTAASAADEPAVRPAPPQGEGEREADHELESPDVPQDAHEPRT; from the coding sequence GTGCGTCCCGTCGTCATGTACTCGCTCTACCGCCTGCTCGTGCTGCTCGGAAGCCTGGGGATCGTGTACCTCCTCGGCATGCGGGGCTGGTGGTGGCTGCTGATCTCGGTCGTGGTGGCCGCGGCCGTCGCCTACCTCGCGCTGCCGCGTCCGCGCGCGGCGGCCGCCGCGGCGCTCGCCGAGCGAGCGACGGAGCGGGCCGCGACCCGCGGTGCCCGCGGGAACGAGGGGATCGACGAGGCGGCCGAGGACGCCGCGCTCGACCTCGTCCCGGAGCCGGCGCCCGAGACACCGGCGGTGCCGAGCACTCCCGAGACCTCGGCCGACCCGTCGACCGCTCGGACCGGCCGGATCGAGCGGACCGCAGCCTCAGCCGCCGACGAGCCCGCCGTCCGGCCCGCCCCACCACAGGGCGAAGGCGAACGCGAGGCCGACCATGAGCTCGAGTCGCCCGACGTCCCGCAGGATGCTCACGAGCCCCGGACCTGA
- the ccsB gene encoding c-type cytochrome biogenesis protein CcsB: MTGQLSLYFVTFALTAYLISAVSFAIDLTRRAPVRPTRARSLVGVGAGGADEAAAGGSLGRDAGIDVVVDAADAGSTSDPVPGAVSRRAAGIGMSTFLAGTALLLAGVVTRGIAAGRVPWANMYEFTLMSVLVASVVFLAIQRRTDVRYLGTFLAGLAVLFLFLALTVLYLDPASVQPALQNYWLVIHVSIATSAVGLSTVGAVTSALQLVKDRYESRGTQPRAAWGRRIVASLPAPESLERLAYRINAVAFVMWTFTLVSGAIWAEHAWGRFWGWDAKEVWTFVTWVIYAAYLHARATRGWEGRRAAWFSVAGFLSIIVNYWIINQFANSLHGYSGLG; the protein is encoded by the coding sequence ATGACGGGTCAGCTCAGCCTCTACTTCGTCACGTTCGCACTGACGGCCTACCTGATCTCGGCCGTCAGCTTCGCGATCGACCTGACCCGGCGGGCGCCCGTGCGGCCGACTCGGGCCCGTTCCCTCGTCGGCGTCGGTGCCGGCGGCGCGGACGAGGCTGCCGCGGGTGGCTCGCTCGGCCGGGACGCCGGGATCGACGTGGTCGTCGACGCGGCGGACGCCGGCTCCACGTCGGACCCCGTGCCCGGTGCGGTGTCGCGGCGCGCGGCCGGGATCGGCATGTCGACGTTCCTCGCCGGGACGGCGCTGCTGCTCGCCGGTGTGGTGACGCGCGGCATCGCGGCGGGCCGCGTCCCGTGGGCGAACATGTACGAGTTCACGCTCATGTCCGTGCTCGTGGCGTCCGTGGTGTTCCTCGCCATCCAGCGCCGGACCGACGTGCGCTACCTCGGCACGTTCCTCGCCGGGCTGGCCGTTCTGTTTCTCTTCCTCGCGCTCACGGTGCTCTACCTCGACCCGGCCTCGGTGCAGCCGGCTCTGCAGAACTACTGGCTCGTCATCCATGTCTCGATCGCGACGTCGGCCGTCGGTCTCTCGACCGTCGGTGCCGTCACGAGCGCGCTCCAGCTCGTCAAGGACCGGTACGAGAGCCGCGGCACGCAGCCGCGGGCGGCCTGGGGCCGACGGATCGTGGCGTCGCTGCCGGCGCCGGAGTCGCTGGAGCGGCTCGCCTACCGGATCAACGCGGTCGCCTTCGTCATGTGGACCTTCACGCTCGTCTCGGGTGCCATCTGGGCCGAGCACGCGTGGGGCCGGTTCTGGGGCTGGGACGCCAAGGAGGTCTGGACCTTCGTCACCTGGGTGATCTACGCGGCGTACCTCCACGCGCGGGCCACGCGGGGCTGGGAGGGGCGCCGGGCCGCCTGGTTCTCGGTCGCCGGGTTCCTGTCGATCATCGTCAACTACTGGATCATCAACCAGTTCGCGAACTCGCTGCACGGGTACAGCGGCCTCGGCTGA
- the resB gene encoding cytochrome c biogenesis protein ResB encodes MARRGGYRPEGLVVIGEADTEAAAAPGEGAAPDGGAAPGAGDGAGDGAGATVARGTGWGWREWGRWGWRQLTSMRVALLLLMLLAIAAVPGAVLPQRLQDAAGVAQYFTDHPSLAPWLDRFSLFDVYTSPWFAAIYLLLFISLVGCIVPRAFEHARVLRQPPPRAPRRFTRFPAHTAFASGLPLDDAVAQARRGLRGYRLREESVGSGDARVVSISGERGYLREVGNIVFHLALVGLLVSMAYGSLVHYRGQVIIVEGETFANSRLAYDSFDTGAWFDEDSLGDFRLRLDSFHAVFLPNGQADDFRADVAVIDADGAERPASIKVNEPLRVGGASVYLMGNGYAPKIQVHDAAGKLAFSATVPFIPTSNTSYVSHGVVKVADTSTGTQIGLNGWFLPAAQIIDDGAFADSTAPTPDDPALLLEVWSGDLGLDLGVPQNVYQLDTSRMTQSVREIDDGAGGTTTAPVRVEVRPGETVDLPDGLGTVTFESLPRFVGLDLRYDPTLGWVLGFALAAIVGLTGSLFLPRRRVFVRLGLDPRGRTVGTAAALARGDDPGLARELQRVTGWARTAPRTAATDTASTAATTAATADEESS; translated from the coding sequence ATGGCCCGGCGCGGTGGATATCGGCCCGAGGGCCTCGTCGTCATCGGCGAGGCCGACACCGAGGCGGCCGCGGCGCCGGGCGAGGGTGCGGCGCCCGATGGGGGCGCGGCGCCCGGCGCGGGCGACGGTGCTGGGGACGGCGCCGGCGCCACCGTGGCGCGCGGCACCGGCTGGGGCTGGCGCGAGTGGGGCCGGTGGGGCTGGCGCCAGCTCACCTCGATGCGCGTCGCGCTCCTCCTGCTCATGCTGCTCGCGATCGCGGCCGTGCCCGGGGCCGTGCTGCCGCAGCGGCTCCAGGACGCGGCCGGCGTCGCGCAGTACTTCACCGACCACCCGTCGCTCGCGCCGTGGCTGGACCGGTTCTCGCTGTTCGACGTCTACACGTCGCCGTGGTTCGCCGCGATCTACCTGCTGCTGTTCATCAGCCTCGTCGGCTGCATCGTGCCGCGCGCGTTCGAGCACGCGCGCGTGCTGCGACAGCCGCCGCCGCGCGCGCCGCGCCGGTTCACCCGGTTCCCGGCGCACACGGCGTTCGCGTCCGGGCTCCCCCTGGACGACGCCGTGGCGCAGGCGCGCCGCGGGCTGCGCGGGTATCGCCTGCGGGAGGAGTCGGTCGGCTCCGGCGACGCCCGCGTCGTCAGCATCTCCGGGGAGCGCGGCTACCTGCGCGAGGTCGGCAACATCGTGTTCCACCTCGCGCTCGTCGGCCTGCTCGTCTCGATGGCGTACGGGTCGCTCGTCCACTACCGCGGTCAGGTCATCATCGTCGAGGGCGAGACCTTCGCGAACTCGCGCCTCGCCTACGACTCCTTCGACACGGGCGCCTGGTTCGACGAGGACTCGCTCGGCGACTTCCGGCTGCGGCTGGACTCCTTCCACGCCGTGTTCCTGCCGAACGGGCAGGCCGACGACTTCCGCGCGGACGTCGCGGTGATCGACGCCGACGGGGCGGAGCGCCCCGCGTCGATCAAGGTGAACGAGCCGCTGCGCGTCGGCGGTGCGAGCGTCTACCTCATGGGGAACGGCTACGCGCCGAAGATCCAGGTGCACGACGCGGCGGGCAAGCTCGCCTTCTCCGCCACCGTCCCGTTCATCCCCACCAGCAACACGAGCTACGTCTCGCACGGCGTCGTCAAGGTCGCGGACACCTCGACCGGCACGCAGATCGGGCTCAACGGCTGGTTCCTGCCCGCGGCCCAGATCATCGACGACGGCGCGTTCGCCGACTCCACCGCGCCGACGCCGGACGACCCGGCGCTCCTGCTCGAGGTCTGGTCCGGTGACCTGGGCCTCGACCTCGGGGTGCCGCAGAACGTCTACCAGCTCGACACGTCGCGGATGACGCAGTCGGTCCGCGAGATCGACGACGGGGCCGGTGGCACGACGACGGCGCCCGTGCGCGTCGAGGTCCGGCCGGGGGAGACGGTCGACCTGCCGGACGGGCTGGGCACCGTGACGTTCGAGTCGCTGCCCCGGTTCGTCGGCCTCGACCTGCGCTACGACCCGACGCTCGGATGGGTGCTCGGGTTCGCGCTCGCCGCCATCGTCGGGCTGACGGGCTCCCTGTTCCTGCCGCGCCGCCGGGTGTTCGTGCGCCTCGGCCTCGACCCGCGGGGCCGTACAGTTGGCACCGCCGCGGCCTTGGCCCGCGGCGACGACCCCGGGCTCGCCAGGGAGCTCCAGCGCGTGACCGGCTGGGCCCGGACGGCGCCGCGGACCGCTGCGACCGATACTGCTTCGACCGCCGCCACCACCGCGGCCACCGCCGACGAGGAGTCCTCATGA
- a CDS encoding cytochrome c biogenesis CcdA family protein, producing the protein MDGLGAWFQETVLSGPLLVALPVALLAGLVSFASPCVLPLVPGYLGYVGGMAGADLETIGGAEGRAKRRLLAGVLLFVAGFSVVFVGLSLVFVQIGVALTPWLDVVTRVLGVVVVLMGLAFLGWIPFLAEDRRLRLAPRTGLAGAGLLGVTFGLGWAPCIGPTLAAITILALPTGSPARGAILALVYCLGLGLPFLLLALAFQRFAGAMSFLRRHRLAIMRIGGAMLVLVGLALVTGVWGRLIAVVQGWVGGFVTVV; encoded by the coding sequence GTGGACGGCCTCGGCGCGTGGTTCCAGGAGACGGTCCTGTCCGGACCGCTCCTCGTCGCGCTGCCCGTCGCCCTGCTCGCCGGCCTCGTCTCGTTCGCCTCGCCCTGCGTGCTGCCGCTCGTCCCCGGCTACCTCGGGTACGTCGGCGGCATGGCCGGCGCGGACCTCGAGACGATCGGTGGTGCCGAGGGACGGGCGAAGCGTCGCCTGCTCGCCGGCGTGCTGCTGTTCGTCGCCGGGTTCTCGGTCGTGTTCGTCGGGCTGAGCCTCGTGTTCGTGCAGATCGGCGTCGCCCTCACCCCGTGGCTCGACGTGGTCACGCGCGTGCTGGGGGTCGTCGTCGTCCTCATGGGCCTCGCGTTCCTCGGCTGGATCCCGTTCCTCGCCGAGGACCGGCGGCTGCGGCTCGCGCCGCGCACGGGCCTCGCGGGCGCGGGGCTGCTCGGGGTGACGTTCGGCCTCGGCTGGGCCCCCTGCATCGGCCCGACGCTCGCCGCCATCACGATCCTCGCCCTGCCGACGGGGTCGCCCGCCCGCGGCGCGATCCTCGCGCTGGTGTACTGCCTCGGCCTCGGGCTGCCGTTCCTCCTCCTTGCCCTCGCGTTCCAGCGGTTCGCGGGTGCCATGTCGTTCCTGCGCCGGCACCGTCTTGCGATCATGCGGATCGGCGGCGCCATGCTCGTCCTCGTCGGGCTCGCTCTCGTCACCGGGGTCTGGGGACGGCTGATCGCCGTCGTCCAGGGCTGGGTCGGCGGGTTCGTGACGGTCGTCTGA